The Rhopalosiphum maidis isolate BTI-1 chromosome 4, ASM367621v3, whole genome shotgun sequence region tttttataactatcagAAGGGTTAAGTTTGTCACACAAAACGTACTTAAATGAATAGTTCCAATAAGTTTTTGTGTGTCCGTAATCTTGGCTGTAGCAAAAGAATTTAACTGGCTGATGGGAGACACGAggctcttttatttttatttatgaatgacAGAGGAGATAAACTTTGAAAACTTCTGTTGTAAATATTAGGTTCTagatcgataaaaaaaaaacagcggTAGtggatattttctattttattaaaatacattaattacatttttcagaGTATATGaagaaatataagttatttttatattttgtctagTGAAATTGAGTAGTGAAAATGTCTTATTACAGCAGCTCTAAACACTTACTCATAATTGAGctagttattattatccatGGCTTCGTTATTAGACCGGAgaagtttaattaaatgaggatctaaaacttttacatatgcttattatattattttgtattttactatacgcattgacattttaaatgtattttaagatattatttatagaaaaaaaattaattaaatcaacaataatttaacatagaaataaaataaatgtttattacctgcagattaatgattattttagtaatcatGACGACGAATTTACCATAGGCCTTAAGGACGGATGAAAAAAGAATCGCGgacatattataagaatttataaataaaaacaaagaaaaagtCAATTGTTTGTTCGTGTATATGGCACACGGCCACCTGTTGACGCgtggtttattaaaaaaaaacttctttaTCGACTTTTTAAATGGGTAGACTTgttatttttgcaaaatgtTAGTGAAATAAGGCTCTGCAAAGGATATATCCCCTTCTTTCGTCCATTAATTACACCACtactattaaatgtaattaaatataaaactgtgtattattatcatactatcGACActtatgtcataatattaagttaaaaataagtctgtaataattaaaatttacgcTCCAAATGTATACATCAATCATAGAGCCGAATTCATTCATAGGTTTTATTTCATGTGCCGAATCCTAATATGCATCCCGTCAAACTATCGGAAAGCGGAATCAGCTATAGatagttaaataatgtatttaagtcCCGAAACCAATGTTAACAGTCGTGAGTCAATATCGGCCCGCCGTACggtattgaaaaaaactaaaaataaatgtaggtgACTACACAGTGACAAATTAAAATGGCGACCGtgcttatattttgttatcagCCGTCAAGGTGGcgactattttaataacacgTGTATTGGTATAACGATTACAATATCGATGAACTCGagtaaacaaaatactattatatataaaatatgttatatactagTGGCGTAGCTAGGAATTTTAGTTGGGGGGGGATTTCAAAATCGTTCATAATAGTCATGGATTATATTAAGTCAAATACAcaagtatataggtagtaattagtaattaattacagtaaatgaaaataaaaaaataaatgatataataaagcgTCCGCTTTGTCCCCCCCCCCCGTAACTACGCTATTGTTGTATACTATACAGGGGATCATGTCtatgacaaattaaatgttCGTAGATTTATCCGCATTCgcaattgaaattattgagTGCGTTTCGTGTGTATCCGATTCGTGTACGCACATTACGTTGGTTAGTTTCAACAGTTTCATAATGATCGTGTTTTGAACGTGTAAAATGAatgatgattaaataaattgactgTACATTAAAGTTACTACTTATCATAGTATAATCATACGACgtggtacctataataataataatatttatttttgcaaatataggtacataatacatataaaaattcggacaaataaacaatatgcaACACTCCCTATAAGCATAGTTTGTATTGGGAGAGTAGAGCTTAGTTTATAAGTTAAGTATACATGTTATTATGTCATagcaagttaaaaataaaaaataaatataagtgacAGAATtacaaataggtaataaaaaataaaaaatttaaacaactataaacattttttcaaatattactaaagtatattttatatgagaaaaatttaaattccttaGTACTTTTGAagttagataaattaatattcaattttttacgtAAATTTTATTCTACCATTAGTGTACATTGCgaaccaaaattattattactacttgaaacaatatttatattgcatttatatctagtattataattatgtttcacACGTCAAGATGATGAGTgatgacaatattaaaaatactcttTTTAAATtcgacatatttaaataaggaTCCGCAGAGAAGATAGTGGATAGGCATACATATCATAGTccattattattggttatatcgaaataattataatttatagctaacATTTATCTGACGGATAACCATTAAACGTGTTCATTGTgagaccccccccccccccgtgtACGTTGCATTAAAGTATTGAACACACATTAATGCAACACAATATGTCAACaaaattatcgaaaatattaatagttggGATATACGATACCTACCCTTaccaactttaaattttttacaactaAATGAGAACCGAGTGAATCTTAATACCCAATGTGAAATGACTAGAACGTAAAACTTCTTTGCACATATAACTACAGCAAAAGTCTACTAACAGTTACAAAAAGCTATAAAAAGAATGATCGCGATAAAATATCTCGTATAAGATTGTTATCGTTGTCTTATCAAACACTTTCTATTTCAGTTGTACAGGCACCGGAAATCTCGTTACCGTGAAGCATTCAATTAAAACagacaaataaacaaataataacttaaaacataGCGGAGTATTATAACCGGTAAAAACTGTAACTCGATTATACTCGATttgataaatacatacatagtgTATCATACTGTCAAAATGATTAAGATAATACATAGAATCGTTATATCTGGCATTAGTTATCGTAAGATACGATATCAGTTAAAATAGGGAAAGACCTTTAATGGTTGTACGCAAACAAGTCGTCAgcgtacaaataaatatttttaacgaaatcAAAAGTTGCTTAACGTCATCTACTTactatattatctaaacaAATCTCAGAGTGCATATATTACTTGAcggttttcaataattaattaataactactaactattacttaatttaaatttaaatttaatcacacCCATAtactttgtaatttattatgtaccatttcttatatagtgtattataatatttagttattagttgCTCACTATCCATTTCCTGAGAGATAattctattatacatataattcattaatttataacaattttcgtATTGACGAAAgcaatataatagatttataaacaTGATTTAGGTATAGTATAGTTTCTAAATCAAATCACGTAAACTAACCTTGTAGCGTCATTTTGTGTTCGACTTTATTCCGAATAATAAAGAAACTTGAGTTTGATGTTTTACCGGGCCAtttgtgtaatatgtattttctacGTTTtcaattaagaaaataaaaattgaaatttttttttacttagcaCTTTTTCTTTGTCAATGCCTCAATTTATAGcttatagctataatataggacataggtaatattattattaaatattattgattattgcactaaatacaataaatttaccattcaacataataaatactcaAACACGTATCAATGCTTTGATCTGAAGTATGCATATATGCGAAATCTTCCCTTAAATCCACTACTTGGGGACCAATAGTTATTGCATATGCCGTACAGCGTTTGGTAGACTAACTCGAACTAGGTAATAGTGGTTCTTCgcagtagtatataatataaatattaggttggtatgtgtataataactcaattaaaatagatttacccgtatatatattttgagttttaataGACTACGTCCTGTTTACGTATACATTACGTGAaatgatgatattttattaaattgatatgtaTTTGGGGAACACCTATAAAACACAGTACAGTTTATAAgaataggtaaattaattactttacaCTTACAGTGCAAGGAACTATAATGTCCGTGCAGTGCTTCAGTAGTTTTCGGTCAGTCAATAGAGTAGACGGTATATCCTCTCGTGTACGTGATatcttattatacaataatatggtttttttttaagtgtatataagataataatataatccaaaTTTATTACCTATCCCGCGAAATATAGCGAAGAGAACGtgtgcgtattataatattatatgctttaTTGCCCGATTCACATTTTTtggtactttttattttcatataaccaCAATGAACTCGACGATCACGGGAATCTCTTGCGATCGTGATTATTTTACATCCAACCGAACAACTCAATATATCCTATAAGCATtattagcatataatatactatttagtatttacatatactTGTTATATGATCTTCGAACTGCAGTATAATGGCTGATGATCTGGACAAATACATCGACAGTTACTCCAGACAACGATGGCAGGTTTTCGTCTTACTGTTAATGGCCGGCACACCTGGGATATTCAATGCCATACAGATATCGTCGTACGTGTTCCTAGTCGACAAACCTTCGTACTGGTGTGATTTACCGGATCTAAAATCGGCAGGTTGGAGCGACCGGATGATCATTAATGTTTCCACGCCGTAAGACTAAATGaggatattttttaagttagttAACCAATAATGAatcaagtaggtacctacatatataactaatatagccactataagtatatagaCACCTCTGTGTGTCTATTTTTACTCAACCGTACAAAGTGACCGTtttccataatataaatataagggtGTATATCTACCTGTATGActatatcaaaaacaaaatagttataatgatATCTACTTTTTTAGTACAACGCTTCACTTCACTCCTGATTTATAAGTAACAATgatcttttaattttgttactcAACACTTGGCCAGATTTTGAATTGGCTTCTTGTGCGATGTCAACACTTGGCACAAATACCCGTCAGCGATTTATTCATCTTTTTGGCGTGGACATTATACTcatgaaatatatagatatttctttaaaccttatttaaatttataattcaaataaaagtatagacgatgtagaattaattttattgttgatgtaaatattattattttattataaagctaAATTGCCAAGggcaaattattgatataaaccTCTTCTACACGTTTTAAATCACTTTTgtcaatgttattataaccGTTAATACTTATCTACGTAATATAAaagagaaatattaaataacattacaacTATGAGTGTATTAATACAGTATGCACCTTTATAATCACATGAATAATTGattgatattcatttttagatatcaaaattatacgtCAAAAAAGATTGAAGAATGTTCATATTACGAtcgaaattattcaatattcgcTAAAAATGGTTACAATTGGTCGATGAATAATTTAGAAACAGCAACTTCTAAACCTTGTCagtattatagatatagtaGCACAAAATCTGTTGTATCTGAAGTACGTAaatgtttttctaaattaataataataggtaacctCTGaacataaatacttaatatattttattttattttactaaactaatctatataaattgttttagtgGGATTTAGTTTGTGATAATGTAGCGAAGAAGTCAAATATTCAAGCATCTATGGCTGTTGGAAAGTTTGTTGGTGGACTATTATTTGGTTCAATTTCTGATATTTATGGCAGGAAATTCGCTTTCAATTTGGCAGCTTTAATTTACATGTTTACGGGTCCATCTGCTGCCCTGATTGattcatatgtattatttttaattgcgaGATTCTTGATAGGTGTAGCCGGATCCGGAATTTATGAATCATCGTAcacaatttgtaataataaaatttgtaaattttaaaattttaaaattgtactcttgttattaaaattaaaacgttttgttaattatagtGACTGAGCTGACAAGTGGTAAAACTCGTACATTACTTTGTCTATTAATGAATATGTCGTATCCAATTGGTTATGTTTTGTTATCAATTATTGCTTATTATGTATGGCCCTGGAGAatgttacttttaattttgtctTTGCCCATGTTTGGATTATTGATACAATGCTGGTAACAACTAActtccattttattattttattttacatgataataattaactatttatattatgcatgtataaatatttgaatatgtcaatatttattacatttgttgtataataaataataattattaattaatgttgatATTTATGCGTTACATAGGTTTCTACCTGAATCTCCTAAATGGTTGATGTCtcaaggtaaaaaaaaacaagcttTAATAGCAATGGCTAAACTTGTTCCATCAGTAATTCATACGGATATTGATAACGATGATGACCAAGATAATGTACAAATTAGGAAGGTTtgtcaattacaatttttttaattaagaatcattaatttattaattttattattaattacctagttttaaagtaaattaaacttttaagtaatCGTGGTACTGGGTGAGGACCAGCAATTTTCCGTGCTTAAACCCTCcaatcacttaaaaattaaatatttaaaaagttgtatcacttattataactaattataattactcgTTTGCAactcaaatgttattttttattaaaatttccagATATCGTACAatcttattgaaattaaattaaaatttaatgatgtcATTCTACAactaaaacacttaaaaaagaaaacgttttaaaaaataaatttttttaaatattttgtaatgacataaaattatgaaaaaaaaaatatttccaaaaatctcaatacattttgaaaaacttatataagtatttactttttttattttataaatacattgtatatattcatatacttGTAGAAATAATTGGTAATATTGCAGTTATTATAGTGTACAGTGACACAGTggacatttttcataattaacatatcacattataatataacatataatttacatatattaatcttaaaaatgctgtgaaagttatttaatgatcacttttataaatatgtattttgttcaAACAAAGTAGACAAAAAAGTGTAATGCAgaatttttgaagtttttgtCAGCTTATACGTCACTGTTTTCTAATATGGATTTATCAGCCAAAAcagttatttctttattttgtggATTATCTTGTGGCTTatcgtattatgttattggtaAGTTggattagaaaatatatatcatacatatatatgtgtagtgtaaaaatattaacgtattttattaatttaattaatttatattataatcttgaatgaatcttgaaaaaataaatactgcgCATAAGTtctcgaaatatttttatcactttttgaagaaaaccaattaattatatgattatgttATTGATTAGCATTGAATGGGGATAATATAACTGCTGATCGTTACGTATATGTTGCGTTAAACGGAATTGTTGAAGGTGTATCATACGTGTTTACTGTTCCTTTATTACTTTATGTTGGACGCAAAAAAGCAGTTTCGTGCTTTTTCTTCATTTCGGGAATATTGCAACTGATATTATTGGCTATCCCACAGGGTactaagtacaaaatatatttaacaaattaatttcctTAGCAACTTTAGTGatatttagtacctatttaatttttttttgttttcagaaAAAGCAGACGTTTTGTTAGGCGTGACTTTAATTGCAAAATTTTTCGTGAGTgccttattttcaattattattctctTTGTATCAGAGTTATATCCTACTACGATCAGAAATACTGGTATCGGGATGTTATTGACTTTTTCTCAAATAGGATCTATCATTGCACCATACATAGTCGAACTTTtggtatatacaaataacaacaaatgATAATCGTGCatgatatttaactatttaaaattaaagtttttaatttgtcatttatattgttattattaaagggAGCTAAAGCATGGTATATTCCAAGTACAGTGTGTGGAACACTTGGTATCTTTGTTTCAAGCTTGGTTCTGATGTTACCCGAGACAAATAAGATAGTATTACCAAATACTCTAGAAGATATGAAAAACACTAATTCCGTCAAGTTTAGcaactgttttaaattttaagtgacTTTCTCCAGTACAACATCTGATTTTTATATGtccttatttttattgaaaatcgtttaataaactttttaaattaaaaaaaatgtattatagtttgtatGTGTATCCctcaaacaaacaataatataatatattttatagtacctgtctattatcattatttttgttggagaaatataacttataaccagtcataatattctaaaatatcttgtaactacctatttataggtaggtatataatttaaacgtaaCTTGCTCATCCttcattatactatattatacattatattgctatctattatctaaacattctaaactattttttcagatttttttcgtcacaataacttttatttttaaaccccGTACagatattgtgtattatgtatacttacaaTCACTATgacgtatatgtatacatatatattactgtaCACAACAGTTTTACAGTTTGACCTTCGATTATATAAGTGTATCAGCTATCATAGAATGTATGTcaattatacagtttatatataCGCTGTATTTTAGTAACTATGTAGTGTctgtataagtaattaaatcgAATAACGACGAAATATTGTCAGTTGCTAACAGTTTAGCGTAATAGCGTGTGTCATAGTTAAGTACTCTGTGAGTCTTACGATTCGAAATACATAATCGTATAATAgatacgatttaaaataatatcaattttcacattttataatcatacaagaaaatacataaacaaaaataatttctctgTTCTCTATTTAGTgaaggt contains the following coding sequences:
- the LOC114253692 gene encoding organic cation transporter protein-like isoform X1, with the translated sequence MADDLDKYIDSYSRQRWQVFVLLLMAGTPGIFNAIQISSYVFLVDKPSYWCDLPDLKSAGWSDRMIINVSTPYQNYTSKKIEECSYYDRNYSIFAKNGYNWSMNNLETATSKPCQYYRYSSTKSVVSEWDLVCDNVAKKSNIQASMAVGKFVGGLLFGSISDIYGRKFAFNLAALIYMFTGPSAALIDSYVLFLIARFLIGVAGSGIYESSYTILTELTSGKTRTLLCLLMNMSYPIGYVLLSIIAYYVWPWRMLLLILSLPMFGLLIQCWFLPESPKWLMSQGKKKQALIAMAKLVPSVIHTDIDNDDDQDNVQIRKTKKCNAEFLKFLSAYTSLFSNMDLSAKTVISLFCGLSCGLSYYVIALNGDNITADRYVYVALNGIVEGVSYVFTVPLLLYVGRKKAVSCFFFISGILQLILLAIPQEKADVLLGVTLIAKFFVSALFSIIILFVSELYPTTIRNTGIGMLLTFSQIGSIIAPYIVELLGAKAWYIPSTVCGTLGIFVSSLVLMLPETNKIVLPNTLEDMKNTNSVKFSNCFKF
- the LOC114253692 gene encoding solute carrier family 22 member 16-like isoform X2, whose amino-acid sequence is MRIFFKYQNYTSKKIEECSYYDRNYSIFAKNGYNWSMNNLETATSKPCQYYRYSSTKSVVSEWDLVCDNVAKKSNIQASMAVGKFVGGLLFGSISDIYGRKFAFNLAALIYMFTGPSAALIDSYVLFLIARFLIGVAGSGIYESSYTILTELTSGKTRTLLCLLMNMSYPIGYVLLSIIAYYVWPWRMLLLILSLPMFGLLIQCWFLPESPKWLMSQGKKKQALIAMAKLVPSVIHTDIDNDDDQDNVQIRKTKKCNAEFLKFLSAYTSLFSNMDLSAKTVISLFCGLSCGLSYYVIALNGDNITADRYVYVALNGIVEGVSYVFTVPLLLYVGRKKAVSCFFFISGILQLILLAIPQEKADVLLGVTLIAKFFVSALFSIIILFVSELYPTTIRNTGIGMLLTFSQIGSIIAPYIVELLGAKAWYIPSTVCGTLGIFVSSLVLMLPETNKIVLPNTLEDMKNTNSVKFSNCFKF